aaattggaaaatcttaacaaattcataaaccaacatttaaaaaaacctccACCAATCATTCGTTCTGATCAGACACAAATAGATGGAATAATACTTCGGAAAAGTCCATTTGCACATCGTGTaaacgaagaagaagaagttttaacaattaatgtggatcatacataaatataccactctttcattatttattttataattaaaatgtcagttgataagtttggttgttttttaaatgagaaagagtactcaagagatataacaaaaggtctagaaaaatttcaaagtatacttaatgattatgatggacatttaaatgttcagaggaaacgatttaaaaattccctaccccccattcatgaaaatgatattgcaacaaagatttatattgatgatgaaataagtaaagtagtacagaatacatctaatgaaatttctaagcaaccgcagaaacaacaaggaagaatgctatagtcgagtacctcgactatcagatacccgttactcagctaaagggaccaaaggaaaatggagatatgcaagcagcaaagcgagattgaaatgcgccacttaccggcggtagacagatttaagcgttgcgggcgttagagtgggcgtggcaaaattttttttatattaatcgataggtattgacaagaccaatacatttcagttaaaatttttgatctagcgtgaaaattgtgggcgccacaggtttgggcggtttgtaggcgttctagtgggcgtggcatattcgcgtgacaaaattgcgctgcgcttaagcctaaggaatctaaatctgaaatcccatttctcaatctttgatattttccaagatatccgcgttcatatttacgattttttgaagtttgtgggcggtttgtgggcgttcaagtgggcgtggcaaactttttttgggtcaatcgataggtattgatgagaacaagacatttcagttaaaatttttattctagcatgaaaactgtaggagccacagttttgggcggtttgtgggcgttagagtgggcgtggcactctgctgaaacaaacttgcgctgcgtaagaagctcaggaatctgcacgcctaatctcaacagcctagctcttatagtttccgagatctcagcgttcatccggacggacagacagacggacagacggacagacggacatggctagatcgactcggctagtgatcctgatcaagaatatatctactttatggggtcggaaacgcttccttctgcctgttacatactttccgacgaatctagtatacccttttactctacgagtaacgggtataacaaatctttagattaagacctcgaatcaataatattgagggaaaagtgagtgaaatttctaaaaaattggaatttctcatgaaaacttttaataaggtagtggaggatataaatgaaatagaaagtaacattttcaattatataattgcaccaacctcagttttaaaaggtgaaactgaatctttagagaagaaaccatttataccagataaaataaagctatgagtaaacgagatattgtaaatgagttacatcgctcatcattcaagaatttcccaagacgtagagttatagtaaagggtattaatgatttatggcaggctgatttggttgaaatgggggcATATGCATCATCAAATAAGGGGTATAGGTATTTGTTTACAGtaatagatacattttctaaatacggatggggtgaagcaataaaatcaaaaaatgcagatGAACTTACAAaagcaatggaaaaaataatgaaatctggtcgtggagtaccaaagaatttacaaacagataatggaaatgaattctataataaacaatttagagaattgatgaaaagatatgaaattaatcattactcaacatttagtactcttaaagcatctattgtggaacgttttaatagaacaataaaagaacttatgtggcgtgagtttagttttaatggaaaatatacttggcttcaaatatacaaagagttgattaataattataataacaggaAGCATAGAACGATTAAAATGAAGCCTATTGACGTCAgtgctaaaaatgaaaaacagattttgatgagatcatacaatcatctaaaaatatttacaaatggggactttaaagagggggatcatgtacgaataagtaaatataaacatgtctttgaaaaaggctataccccaaactggacaacggaaatttttcgaattcggaaagtacaaaatacatcccccaccacatatttacttgaggacttgaagggtgatccagtacaaggtggtttctataaacaagaaattaaaaaaacaaaattccctaatacttatcttgttgaaaagattgtgaaacaaaaaggtgattatgtgcttgtgcgttggctaggcttttcaaaatcagaagatagttggattcataaaaacgaaattctataaagaacaagtggaagcatagaacaattaaaatgtaggcattgacgtcaatgcgtgaaaataaattatgtttcttcttcacaagcacgcaattcctatttataaacggaatggaacttgattatgagcttgtgcgttggctagactaaaagagtatatacagataagaattttgggtggaacttgattatgagcttgtgcgttgggtaggcctttcaaaatcagaagatagttggattcataaaaacgaaattctataaagaacaataaaaatgtagacattgacgtcaatgcgtgaaataaattatgtttcttcacaatcacgcaattcctatttataaagtgtgaagaaaagcatgtacagataagaatttgaacagaacgttacatatttatatatacaaatctgGAGGGTATAAAGGCGGAAGAATTTCAAAAAGTGTTCAGTTTCCATCTATTCGTTCACGCAACTCAATTTCGAATCGTTTGCTTATTCATTCGTTCGTTCGTTTGTTcgattgtcaaaaaaaaacaaaatcaaaattaaaatgacggtttttataatattttttgtgatactTTCCCTCTTTAATCCGATGGTGAAAATGGTACCACTCCCCAATGAAATgactttaattgaaaaccGATCGACTTCCAATAATTCGATTGGGTTATTTATCAATGttccaaaactaaaaaaaatcattaaaattgacttaaaatttgagatcctagaggacagtcatatttttatggatcTCATAAACAAGACAAGTGATGAAAGTGAGAAACCAATCTTAAAAAGTGAACtcgatacaaaaatatttaatgctatTAATGGTAGCATTAATGAAAAAGACTTAACAACAAGTACAAGTGCAAGTACagttgaagaagaagaaacatCTACATCAACATCTAGTACAACTACATCTACCTCAACTACAACAAGTGCCACTACACCTACAATGAGAAGGGGAattctggaggaggaggagaaggaagaaacaacaactacaacagcagcaactacattaaaaaaagaactcCTGGAAGAAgatacaacaaaaacagctacatcaacaactacaaccccaaccaatctttttgattttcatagcgaaaatgaaagtgttgatcatatagaaaataaaaccataggagaagaaaaatcagaaaaaattgatatggGTATAATTGATAGTGAGAGAGAATTTGAAAACGTAAGTCGAGCACCAACATTTAGTAATACGTCACAAGAATTAGTGTTGGGGATCAGTGATAGTGATACAGAATTTGAAAGTGTAAGTCGGGTCCCAATAAAAAGGAACACTactcataaattaaaaagcactGAAAACATACACAACTCTCAAATCGAATTCACAAAGAGAGGTATAATTgagaattttaagcaaaaattagttgaaaatGAAAGGAGAATAGGAGGGCATATGGATTTGGGAAGAAGAGGTCTAAACAGATTCTTTACCATCCAATACAAAACTGCTACAGTAGGAGTTAAATGTCattacaataatatatatagaagAGCACATTCTAGGCGAAGTCTAAGTAAATCTAAGCgtatgaatttaaaatatttatctaatcGCCACCGCCACCAAAAATCTAAACGCAATACTAATACCCCCTTAGCAACTTTaagaataaattgttttgaatttgcagaagTTTTATCCCAAACAGTAATTAATGCGGAGAGACGAAAAGATAGGATTGTctatgaaaaaatatcaaaggatgctgatcttctctccaaacaagagagtaaaagagaagagatagaagaagaagaaacaggttatcttagtgatggtccgcaaatccatgaaattgaaatagatgaagcagaaagaattaatggaatatatttaagaaagagaaatttagcagctcaaatgatggttgaatatttaaataaaaaagaaagtcagataagcacagataaaataccaattaacgatattaacgatttcaaaataactaatagtgatattatatcataatctgattgagtagggaaatatgtttgtttttacagaatataaaaatagaatatgaaaataataattcgagtaaattaaaaaaaggtgagtttaatatatatatatatatatatataattttatttatatactaatatatatatatatatattttcaaaactccaaaacataaataaaaaagttgaaaataatatttcggaTGGAGCTCAAAAAGGTTGgttaaatacatataaaataatatttgtatatatatatatagtaaaatatttatattttcagaactccaaaacattaataaaaaagaggaTGGTAAATTTTCTCATAATTTGtatggtgatgatgatgatgatgatgatgaccatgatacaatcctttatgatgatgaaaatccggaaccatgtattccaagatcatctagtgaggatgaaactattcttgttgagggtggtatagataactatattcaaactataccgtttaatttagatgaagataatgataaatacattaaatcaattcctttaagtaatgatgagaataaagtatatagattacagggtggtatagataactataaacaaactgtaccactaaatatagaagaaagtaagcaaattgaatgtaattcaaagaaaatattgtaattcttctgttaaattcaaattttcatgttctgttaattctcataaattttttaacattaccctgtaagtaaaagcgatgtttgttctgttcaataaaaaattttataataataataatattgtgaattgtaatatttggtttatacattaccttacattttaccctttaaataaaaaagcgttgtttgttctgtcttatttaaaattatagagtacatttattcattttttttatcatttagtAAACTTAATTCTAATTCTgtacaaaacatttcaaattcacattcatatatatttttgtgatatttttctatttcattctcttgataattatttctattaggacaattctctatttcttttattctttgttcataaacataaatatttgaatccatttcattaagtttattttctaatcttttttcatctattttataatggccatattgtagtgtattaattttattgtcttgtataagaacctttgtgtctttatgactgagaactacttttttacatttaattgttgataaaagatgatttttagatctaatcattgacatagagcctaccacttcctcttccgaaaacaaacattttttaaaactattaaaagttaattgatctattgcacttcttttaacaccctttgattttttcactgttttttcaGAGCTGTCATTACCATTAGATGTTTTAAaggcatacatttttgatctcaaaccaacaaattcagtcataggtcttccattgagttcatctttaaaaaaacccaacctttttttattagctttaggaaaattatagagattaagtaattcatcagaataatctgatgtatcaaacttcatctcaacatcattctgaatatctttataaaaatcttcagtgttaatggtatatataaaagaatctgtatccatataatttaattgaacattttcattgtatttaggtttgatataattataatgaaaatcatacattttccattttgataaatctaatacagcaaaacctaaatataaaggtttgttgtacaacacatttaatcttttcatttgaaaggcAAAGAAGTTTTCTGAAAACTGTTTGACACTATGGAAGTTTGACTTTGAAATAAGAGATCTACCACAATGCCTTTTTGGACCAGCAGAATCGGATGGTGAAGCACTTTCCCATtc
The DNA window shown above is from Drosophila subpulchrella strain 33 F10 #4 breed RU33 unplaced genomic scaffold, RU_Dsub_v1.1 Primary Assembly Seq60, whole genome shotgun sequence and carries:
- the LOC119562559 gene encoding uncharacterized protein LOC119562559 isoform X2, which translates into the protein MTVFIIFFVILSLFNPMVKMCHYTYNEKGNSGGGGEGRNNNYNSSNYIKKRTPGRRYNKNSYINNYNPNQSF
- the LOC119562559 gene encoding uncharacterized protein LOC119562559 isoform X4; its protein translation is MKCHYTYNEKGNSGGGGEGRNNNYNSSNYIKKRTPGRRYNKNSYINNYNPNQSF
- the LOC119562559 gene encoding GATA zinc finger domain-containing protein 14-like isoform X3, translating into MKYNYIYLNYNKCHYTYNEKGNSGGGGEGRNNNYNSSNYIKKRTPGRRYNKNSYINNYNPNQSF
- the LOC119562559 gene encoding GATA zinc finger domain-containing protein 14-like isoform X1; the encoded protein is MTVFIIFFVILSLFNPMVKMYNYIYLNYNKCHYTYNEKGNSGGGGEGRNNNYNSSNYIKKRTPGRRYNKNSYINNYNPNQSF